Within Calliopsis andreniformis isolate RMS-2024a chromosome 4, iyCalAndr_principal, whole genome shotgun sequence, the genomic segment aataaaatatttcaaaattgtatTCAGACTTTTAACATTTCTTAAGTATTTTTTATGACTACCATAAAACAAAAACAATCCTTGTCAATTTTTGCTTTTTTCTAAAGGAGCAAAAAAATTTTGtagtatccttaattcttatttaattgattaatgttctttttaacaaaatatttatcTTATGTAATATACACATTGTATTTAAGATAGGATAGGTTTCATTATGTTGTTACTCTTGTTTGTGATTACTAGAATGTGTTCTCATTTAAAAAATCGTAAAATTTGACAAGGGTTGCCTTGGTCAGGAGCtcctcaattattcaattcttaTGATGTCCATTTCCTATTCCACTTTGCTGGCACTTTGTTCATCATATTGCACTGAAGGTACCATAGGTGGTTTGAATCCATATTCCATTTTTGATTGTCTGAAACTACCAGTGTTTCCCAGCGTTCCTTCTTGCCTTGTTCTTCTCATAGTTGCTTGAATATCTGGCGATGTGTATTGCAGTAACTTGGACTGTGTCCCAAGAGAACCTTGAAGAATTTTTCGTGGCACAGGGCCTACATATTCATCTTTAACATTGTCCTCCACAGAGGTTTTTCCATAGGACGCGGAATTTCCATTATGATTGACTAATGTAGAATAACTTGCAAATGAGTGAGGATATTGAACTCCATAAGATCCAAACTTCTTGGGCAAGACATGTGCGTAAGGTTGCCTAACAGgtggatgattcaagattgtatGATCAAGATTATAAAATTGCGTAGAGTTGTAGTAGCTTTGGTCATCGGAAGCAAGCCCATATGAAGGTCCCGATGACGTCTGATAATTCTGCTGTCTGATTTGTTGGAAGTTTCCATCGTTCGGAACGTTATAAATTGGAACTGGAAGGGATTTAATCAGTTTTGTTGTATCTGAGGAGTATGGACGAGAAATGTGCACCTTTTCAACAACTTTCTCCATAGGCACAGGAACAGGAATAGGTATAGGCTTTTCTATCACCTTCTCCATAGGGACTGGAATTGGTTGTGGAACTCTGAAGTGTATCGGGAACGGTATAATGAGCCTTTGGATCGTGAAAGGAATCTTCTTCTCGATCACTTTTTCTACGTGTATAGGATACGGGACGCGAATTTGTTTTTCAACTACCCTGTCAATAGGCACGTGTACTGGAAATGGCTGTGGAATCGTTATTTGTTTCTCTATCACTTTTTCTATCGGGTAGGGCACTTTCTTTTCCACCACGTCTATTGCATGAGGTATGTGGACCGTTTTCTGAATCACCTTTTCTACAGGATAGGGCTGGGGAACGGTCATCAGAAGTCTCAGTTCTGTCTGTGGATCGTTGGCAGTTTTCGTTAGCAGAATTTGAGGCACTTCCTGACTTCCCTGAAGATTGTCAGGGTTCAATTGACCTGGTAAACTTTCTGTTACTCTCAGAGGTTGAGCGGCAACTGCAGGTGGCACTTTCACTGATTCAAAGTCACTCTGTTTAATAACTTCTTTTAGGGTATTTGGATTTTCTTGAATTCTAGAATATTTGTTAAGTGTTTGGTCGTACTGACTGTTATCTGGCTGctctttaaaattgaaaattgttttGTCTAGAGGATGTACTGTAACTCGAGCTTGGTCCACTTGACCATTTGTTGCGGAATATACAACGTCATTCTCGTTTGCATTGTACTCATACCGTTCACGTTCTTGGCTATTAGATGGGGCAATCTCATCTACAATTTCATTGCTCTTGTAGATATTTATATGACCATATCTCCTATCCTTCTGCAACTTTTTGAAGTCATTTTCAGAAGGATGTTGCTTTAGTATCGATTTTTGAGTATGTGGAACAAATTCTATAGGATAGTGTATCTCCTGGACAGGTGCTGCGTGAAATATCTCTACTGACTTTTGAATCTCTACTGACTGTGTAGGAGAATTTGAGTCTACCACTTCAGAGATCTGCTCCTGCTGTGATATTTGGTCATTCTGAATATTTAAACTATCATCACTTTGGACAATGCTTTCGTTATTAGATATGTCAACATCTGATGGCCGAACTTCATTCTGGAAGTGGTCTTTGGAGAGTACAACTGGGTCGTTAACTAAATTTATGTCCTGTTCAGCATTCATTAAAGCAACACCAACCTGTAGAGGATTTAAAACAATCGACGATGCTGCCAAATAGCCAGAATCTAATCCTTTTGACTTTGTTGTTGATTCTACTGATGCTGGGGTTGATTTCGATATTTCATTATTACTTGAGTGATCATTTACTGTGGTATACGAATATTCCTTCTGGCGGGGCAAGTCTGGTACTACGATCGGCCCAGAAAATTTTCCCAAGGATACAGTCAATGTTGAGGTGGTAGTAGATGGCAAAGGTTCCTTAGTTACAGCAATGTTTTCAGAAATGGCTCTAGGCTTATTTTCTTTATTATCAGTTTGTAAAGCACTTTCATCAGTTTTCCAAAGACGAGTCGACTGTTTCTCTTTATTATTATGAAGACGATCAGTACCGACGTTTTGTTCTTCAGATTCGTTTTTTTGTAATCCTCCAGTCCTTAATGGTGAGGAAGCATGTCTGTCTTCTGAGAATACATTGCGAGTATTCTCTGAAACATTTAGTTTCTTCAGCGCAAAAGGTCGAAAATTCTTTCTGTATTGTTTTCTGTAATCCTCTAAAGAGAGTAGAGAATCCAAAGGTTGTCTTGATTTAACCCGACCAAGATTATCGTTCCTATGTCTGACAGGTGACGTAGTTCGAACTCTTTGACCAAAATCTCCCACATTCTCTATGTCTACTTGATCGTCAGAACTGACTTGGCCTAAATCATTGGGATTGTTTTCATGTGTGGGATTCTTGTATATCGTACTTTGATTTTGAATTATAATTTCTTGAGATGGAAGTTGCTCGACGATGTACGTATCATAAGACGCATTTTGACTTTTCCTTGCTGGCCTGGGAAGACTATTAGTTGATTCGTGTGATGCACTATCTTGTACTGGTTTCGTTTCTTTATGCAGGACATATGGTTGAAGGACTTGTTTAGAAAA encodes:
- the LOC143178288 gene encoding uncharacterized protein LOC143178288, whose translation is METQVFLDQNYGHERNDSQVKKDVKDKDGEEYQPLSRNQHEKIFESSKNKESDEGKEELAIVKFTSKNEDDYDKNVTLSNLQQRFSKQVLQPYVLHKETKPVQDSASHESTNSLPRPARKSQNASYDTYIVEQLPSQEIIIQNQSTIYKNPTHENNPNDLGQVSSDDQVDIENVGDFGQRVRTTSPVRHRNDNLGRVKSRQPLDSLLSLEDYRKQYRKNFRPFALKKLNVSENTRNVFSEDRHASSPLRTGGLQKNESEEQNPRAISENIAVTKEPLPSTTTSTLTVSLGKFSGPIVVPDLPRQKEYSYTTVNDHSSNNEISKSTPASVESTTKSKGLDSGYLAASSIVLNPLQVGVALMNAEQDINLVNDPVVLSKDHFQNEVRPSDVDISNNESIVQSDDSLNIQNDQISQQEQISEVVDSNSPTQSVEIQKSVEIFHAAPVQEIHYPIEFVPHTQKSILKQHPSENDFKKLQKDRRYGHINIYKSNEIVDEIAPSNSQERERYEYNANENDVVYSATNGQVDQARVTVHPLDKTIFNFKEQPDNSQYDQTLNKYSRIQENPNTLKEVIKQSDFESVKVPPAVAAQPLRVTESLPGQLNPDNLQGSQEVPQILLTKTANDPQTELRLLMTVPQPYPVEKVIQKTVHIPHAIDVVEKKVPYPIEKVIEKQITIPQPFPVHVPIDRVVEKQIRVPYPIHVEKVIEKKIPFTIQRLIIPFPIHFRVPQPIPVPMEKVIEKPIPIPVPVPMEKVVEKVHISRPYSSDTTKLIKSLPVPIYNVPNDGNFQQIRQQNYQTSSGPSYGLASDDQSYYNSTQFYNLDHTILNHPPVRQPYAHVLPKKFGSYGVQYPHSFASYSTLVNHNGNSASYGKTSVEDNVKDEYVGPVPRKILQGSLGTQSKLLQYTSPDIQATMRRTRQEGTLGNTGSFRQSKMEYGFKPPMVPSVQYDEQSASKVE